The following are from one region of the Geoalkalibacter subterraneus genome:
- a CDS encoding type II toxin-antitoxin system RelE/ParE family toxin: MSTYPYEIDYYVTEDGSIPFKEWLESLRDVQGRARIRVGLDRVRLGNLGDHRSLGGGVQELRIAFGLGYRVYYGIEGRRIVLILLGGDKSSQKRDIAKAKQFWRDQQRRSAHD; the protein is encoded by the coding sequence GTGTCAACTTATCCTTATGAAATTGACTATTACGTTACCGAAGACGGAAGCATACCGTTTAAGGAATGGCTTGAGAGTTTACGCGATGTACAGGGGAGGGCACGAATACGTGTGGGGTTGGATCGGGTCCGACTGGGGAATTTGGGCGATCACCGTTCCCTTGGTGGCGGCGTCCAGGAACTGCGGATCGCTTTTGGGCTTGGCTATCGCGTTTACTACGGTATCGAGGGGCGGCGCATTGTTCTGATTCTACTGGGTGGAGACAAGTCCTCTCAAAAAAGGGATATCGCTAAAGCCAAACAATTCTGGCGGGACCAGCAAAGGAGATCGGCGCATGATTAA